Proteins encoded within one genomic window of Triticum aestivum cultivar Chinese Spring chromosome 2D, IWGSC CS RefSeq v2.1, whole genome shotgun sequence:
- the LOC123056139 gene encoding disease resistance protein PIK6-NP-like has product MLVGGGVPVALLAKLAKMLTDEYKLHKSAKEGIQYIRDELENMQAALEKVSEVPPDLLDKQVQIWARNVRKMSYNIEDTIDSFMVVVDAAVGESRSGSSTTCCCVSAKSSLLPRTYKARGDIAVEIERIKKEVEEVSKRRERYRVDSFAAPAPPSDPRLLALYEDEAKLVGIGRSREEIIKLLPMQDEEQYDCTAFVLVSLHPHVKNILSSILRQVSSNIVDDDPEDKDKDKRLHHQESQKHYRNIATWTEKEIIDKIRHALEKRRYVAIYLIIPKLYH; this is encoded by the exons ATGTTGGTTGGTGGCGGGGTGCCGGTGGCCCTCCTCGCCAAGCTGGCCAAGATGCTCACCGACGAATACAAGCTGCACAAGAGCGCCAAGGAGGGGATCCAGTACATCCGGGATGAGCTGGAGAACATGCAAGCTGCCCTTGAGAAGGTGTCGGAGGTGCCACCGGATCTGCTTGACAAACAGGTTCAGATCTGGGCGAGGAACGTGAGGAAGATGTCATACAACATCGAGGACACCATCGATTCCTTCATGGTAGTCGTTGATGCTGCTGTTGGCGAGTCTAGGTCTGGATCCTCCACTACGTGCTGCTGTGTGAGTGCCAAATCATCCCTGCTGCCACGGACATATAAGGCCCGGGGCGACATCGCCGTCGAGATCGAGCGCATCAAAAAGGAGGTTGAGGAGGTGAGCAAGCGTCGTGAGAGGTATAGAGTTGACAGTTTTGCGGCCCCAGCTCCGCCGTCAGATCCCCGCTTGCTGGCACTGTACGAAGACGAAGCAAAGCTTGTTGGCATTGGCCGCTCGAGGGAAGAGATCATAAAGTTGCTACCTATGCAAGATGAAG AGCAATACGATTGCACGGCCTTTGTTTTGGTTTCTCTTCATCCTCATGTGAAGAATATCCTCAGCAGCATACTTCGTCAAGTCAGCAGCAACATCGTAGATGATGACCCGGAGGACAAGGACAAGGATAAGAG ATTACATCATCAAGAAAGCCAAAAACATTATAGAAACATTGCGACGTGGACTGAAAAGGAGATCATCGACAAAATCAGACATGCTCTTGAGAAAAGGAGGTATGTTGCTATATATCTTATTATACCAAAGCTCTACCATTAA